In Prinia subflava isolate CZ2003 ecotype Zambia chromosome 1, Cam_Psub_1.2, whole genome shotgun sequence, the DNA window TTCTCAGTGCTCTCCAATAGTTTTCAGTCCTGTCACTCACACAGTTCTCCAAacaccagagaaaaaaatcaccaaaggTGATTTTCTGGGTACATTGTGGAATGTTTATGGAGTCACTGATTTAAAATCTGGCTATTGTTAAGacactttttttctgtagaatttACAGTAGTCAAGCTGTGAAAGATCTCTTGATAACTTgtgaatatttattatatttgaaAGCTTGGTCTGCATTTAGTTCATCTAGAAATGTGCATATAGATACTTAAACTGTACAGAAATATGCAGATAGCTCAGGATATTATCCAACCTAAGCAAGCACACTCACCCATGTGAATGTACCTGTCTGAATGCACAGAGGTAGGCACATGTTTCTAAGCTTCTATATTTACCCAAATAGACCAAGATATAAGAAAAGCCaacacaatttaaaaagaaaaatcaaaaacacTTGACAAAGTGTTCATGTCATGCAAACTCTTTGGCTTGATCAATCTTACAAAAACCAGGTATCATGTTCATTAGCTCTCTTTCTCTATCAACAAATGCATGCAAAAGAACAGACAGTATAACTTCACCTATTGCTCCAAACTGGTTAGACTCAAAGTGTCAATGATTTGTGAGAGAGGAAAGCCATCCTTACCTTTCCTGTCAAGGAGCTGAACTGAAGGAAGGGAGTGGATCACATAGAGCCGGTAGTCTGGATCGTATGCCAGAGGGTTTTGGAACAGGTCTGCAAAATGTATACagaaaaaagtcacaaaaaccaaaccaagcaaaacaaCAACTTTTCAAGGCAGGAAAATTAAAGGTCACTAGGAGCCAAAGATTTTGTACAAAATATCAAATTAAAATTGTTCTTAGGCTGGGTAAACAAAGCAGTGAAATTACTGATCTAAACATGGACTGCAGGAACTAACTTACTGCAGAGTATGCAAAATACCACAGGCAAGAACTGAGCAAAGGTGTCATCAAGCACTCCAAACCTTTAAagcttttttctatttttaatatctaCAGAAACAAATACTGAAGTGTTTGCCTTTGATTTTCTTACATATTGTTAGGTAATGCCTATTTTAAACAGCAATGGTCTGTTAGGTGTGACAGTTTAAATGTAAGATACAAAATTTGTGGGAGGATGGAGTTATTAATATCAGATGAGCTTTAGGACACCTAAGACTTTGTCAGAGCTGATAAAAGGCTGTATCCCACGGCTGCAAATACACAGCCTTCTGATATTTTGACCATTGATAGGTTGGAAAACTCAAGAAATGTaagagagaaatatttcagaggGCCTAAATTCCTGAGAACTTGGGTCCCAGTTGCTTTTCTTGAGATTGGAGATACCAAAAGCCCATTAGCAACTTGGCTAAAATGTTTATGTTCAGCTCCACGTTACCTGTATAACCAAACCTTTGCAACACAGAGACAGGTAtcagcactgtgctgctgctgtgccaggagtgGAACATTAGCCTAGCTCACATGCCAAATCAGTTTTAGTGACAGCGATATCTGAGACTGATTAAAATAGAAACTGGCTCATTCACAGATGAGCTAATAaacaaggaagtgttgtggAGTGGGGCCacttttctaaataaaaaacatAATAATGCTTTTTATCTCCTTATAAAAATGCTGGTCTTCTAAGACAGTAAAAATATCAGGAGGCTGTCACCTTGAGAccacagcagggaaagaaatcttaaattaagaatttttaCAACTACTGCTATTGTCTACAATTATCTGTTTTtctgaggagaggctgtggctaATACTTGCTCTAGGgtaaaaaaattgtcattttaGCAGTTAGGGAGAGGAAGATGGTATTACAGAAGCAAGTAAGAGatagtagaagaaaaaaagtctgaaaatatTCCACACAGATTTGTAAACTACAAGATGCATTTTTATGTTCTTCAGGACAAATATGACTGCTGAATGGGCTCAGTGCTTGATGGGGTTTAGCAGGTATTTTGAAGATGCAACGAGGCTACAACGAGCATTTGTCCTCTCCTACATAGAGAACACCTGTTCATGTATTCAGAAGAGAACCTTTAATTCTTTAaccatttttttaatggctgTACTTAAAATTAGTAAGACACCCACAAGGTGGCAGCAAAAGTAAGTTCTAGTTTAacgattttttttcctagaaagtGTTAAtcagaaagaatattttgtaTGTATCTGGTAAGTCAGTCCTTGAGTCAAGAAAATATACTACAGCACTCCaatgagaaaaatgtttcagaaatatCTCTAAAAGCAGGTATATTAGGTAGTGGAATAGAATAAAGTATCAAGAGAGATTTTTCCAAGGCACAAACCAGGTCTGATGTTAAACACTTGTGAGTCTGGATGCTGCTTGGACTACGTCCCTGCTCAACAACACTGATTTGTAGGTTTGTTTAAGAGAATGTGCATTTTTCTACTACTCATTTTTACAATAAATTCAACCATTGCACAGATCAAGatggttttgttttacaaaacatCTGGGATCAATTCCTGGCTGAGATATCTACTTTCTTGTCAAGGTCATGTAATTTTAGTTCTACAAATTAGGATAATGCTTTCTTCCTCCCCacttttgtctgttttctctATTTGGAGTGTAGGAAAACAGTGTGCCTGTGCCACATGGGgcagaaacacagagaacaagaGAGGTTTCTGAGGTCTAGCAGCGGGATGTTATCAGCTGCGGACAATAAATCAGTTGAGGCAATTTACAGAGGACACAACAAAAATCTTGGATTCCAAAAGGGAGATGTGAGCACAAGGTGAGCCCATAAAGAAACACTCTGAATGTCCCAAAAGGCTGCAGTTGTGAGCAGCATGTGCAGTAAATCTTTTGAACTGAGTGTCTTCCCTAGACACCTGATGAAGGATGGTTGTTATGCTACACATccagtgcagggctgtggctAAAATCACAAGAGAGCCTTCAGGAAGAGAAATGCAACATTTTGGCAGCTGGATGCTACTCCTGAAGTGAACAATAATAGTGTGTTTTAATAGTTCTATTGTCCCCAAGAGCTACAAAATCATAAAATGTTGTTAAGCATCCAGGAGCTCTATTGAAGGCTAGcacgtgatttttttttcaaatcagatTGGCAATAAAAAAGATCTACCTCATAAAAGTGAGAAGTcttactggttttgttttataaagGCGAGTTATGTGCACAGCCCTTTTCAAAGCTACATAATGCAAATTCTGCACCCAttgaatatttattaatattgcAAGAAGGCAGATAAATGATATAGTAATATGATATATAGGatattactttttaaagtttttttgttaatttacTGATTTAATTTACTTCAAATATGGCAGGGCATTTTATTAAACCGATAGAGACCTGTTAATTGGAAAATTCATTATTATGAAATCCCCTTGAAGCAAACAcatgacaatttttttcatgACTGCAAAGGTCAAGAAGGAATTACTTTAACGTTATGGTTATTAAGGTTGTTAAGTTTCTTCCACTGATTACTGTTTACTCTTGTACAAATCTTTGACCTAAacaacatcttttttttttaattagggtAGATCACTATATTACATATATTGTTTGATTGTTCTTTCAAACACTTCCTTTTCTATGGTGCTGGCCAGTCCAATTTGCATCCAATTTTCACTGTGCCTTTGTAGCTGCCATTTATAATAACTCAGCAGCACTTTAACTATCTGCTATGTATTTCCCACAGATGGTTGCAACAAGCACAACAAACTTCCTGTGCTTGTTGAAGCTCCTTATTAATTTGTAGAGCTAACATTCAATTCAAATGACTGCACCATTCATACATAGGATGTCTCTCCAGACACTGCCTAATCACTTCAAACAACTGCATTCTTAAATGGACTAATTTTTCCATCTTGCATATAATGAAAAGAATTTCAATAGTTTGGCTGGCATGTTGTCTTCCTAAAcacttgatttgtttttcttagttTTGGGCCATGGTCAAGTTCaataaaaagtttaatttttcattcatgTTTCCTTTCCCACAATCACACATTCAGTTTTCTGAATGCTTAAGGAGGTGTTATGGCCTGGTGACATTCTGACATCCACCTCCTTAACCATGCCACCAAGGCACGAAACTTGTTTGCTGTCTTATCCAAACACAAAGCATTTGGCATGACCTATGTTGACATTCCTTTAGGAATCATGGAAAAAGACTGCTTATATTTGCACTTTCAATATCTTAATAGCATATAATCCTACCTTCCCTGGAGTCTACTTGCTAAATTGTAGCTTAGTGGCGCCAACACTGTCTTGTATAACTTCATTTGAAATTTCAGAAGTGGTGCTATTTTCATTTCAGCCAGTGTATGTTCCTTAACAGACACTGTTATGAATAATACTTAAAGTACATTTATTGTTACACTCTAGAAATGCACAGTCTGCCAAAAGGATGCAGAAAGGAAGTTCTATAAGCAAGAGAATTAATGAGGCAGGAATTTGGATTCTATAACCTGTCACTCACACTCTCAGCAGCAATAACACCCATTTTTCAGGTCTCTCTATGATAATTTCACCCTACTCCTGCGTTCCATTCCAAAGAGGCAGCTGTAAACTGCTTAGACACCCTCCAAGCTATTCATCCAAGCTactggcagccagcagcccaAAAGTTAACTTCTGAACTCACTTAGCAGTTTCTCCTCAGCTGAGGTACTGTTTGTGGAATTTTCATGTCTTAGAGATCTCTTTCTTCTGTCAAATTTGGCTGAAATTGCTAACTAGCTTCGAAAGCTATTggcaaatgaaatagaaatagacAAGAAACATCCTGataaaaaactaaaaagttAATCTAACTACTACTTGCtgttctgcaaaataaaaacagggtATTACTTAGAGTCTGCAAGCTTATCATTCCTTTCAATTCCTTCACTGTTTTGCCAAGTTTTTTTAGCTCGTTGTTGTGAAGAAAAAGAGTCTGTAGTGAACATAAGTGTTTCAGAGcacctgaaataaaataaaaaagaattaatcaTTCTGACCATAGCTGCCATTATTAGAACATTATTTTGCTATTCTGTACACTGATTTTGGTATTTTAGCTATCTATCTATGCTTGTGTTTTGGTAACACATTGCATGAGATGTTAATTAAAACCATAAACTACAGATATTTCAATATCCTTTTCACCTTTCTAGTCACATCCTTTAAGCACATGCCTATCTTTTTTCATTccaattttttccatttgtccACATCATCCTTGCATCAACAAATCAGCCTCAACTGCAACCTCTCTTCTACCTCCCTGCATTCCTCCTATGTCCTTGTAATCTTTGGTTATTTCACTTCCTTTTACCTTGATGAAATATTACGCTTGCCTCACAAACAATAGTCCATCCCTAATACTACCTTTGCCTCCCAAGTAATACATAGTGAATTCCTtagaaaataattccatttcAAGTATTTATTGATGTATTAAAAAGTTATTacaaaatattgttttgatTCAGACTGTGTTCACATCCTCACAACACATCAAAACATCAGACATCTCATTTTCCAAATTATATACATTTCTCTACTAATGATACCCTTCTGTTTACTCATATTATCATCTGTGTTGTCTCTTGTATCCATGTTTATGTCTTTCAAAGATACAGTTTGCTTGAAATCTCACAGAAACTAATCAACATCATTTCTCATCCCACCATTTTatagggacaggaaaaaaaaaacaatactatcatttaaaatgtctaaaatatttagaaatttatTATGCTTTGGCCTATTCATTCACAAATTTACAACTCTCATAAAGCCATTTTAATATACAAGGGCAAGCAAAACTAAAATAGAAGTATAAGACAgatgcatttgaaaaataaaccaagttTGGCAGTAACTTTGCAAAATACTTCTGGTTATAAATTCTTAATATTAAATATGATCATGTAAGATCAAAAACATTTCACAATTGCCTAACCTAAAGTAAATGACATTTCATCCTTTACACCAGAATAAACACATCACCTTATTGCCACTCAAGTATgctggaaaaattaaatatctacTAATTAACATGTATTAATTATGCAGACATAGTAGTTTTCAACCAATAAGTTACTTGCTGTCATCCAGTTTTATAAATTTGAATGccaatacagaaaaaaagaaagtctaGGCCCCTGCTCAAGAACCTAAGAAGGAAAGATTGGTACCTGATATATCTGTCAGCTCATTATTGTTGAGATAGAGTTCAGTCAAGTAATAGTTTTTGATCAAGAAGGTTAAATCTTGGATCTGAAATAAAAGTTAGGCAAACTGTTATATGTCACTCTGAATGTAGTGTTGGAGAATTATAAATGTGGCCTCTTGAAAGCCATTTAACCACAGGTAGGTTCTTGGTTTAAGATTTCTCTTGACAGCTGAACCTTCATTAGAAATACTAATTACAAATCAAATACAAGCAGTACAGCCTTAACTAATTTTTTGAACTACAGATTTAATGTTTGTATTTGGAAACAGTTTTCCTTGAATGACTGGTCTccacattttctcttccttctatttatatttgaaataatttttattgtgaGAAGATCCTTGTAGAGCATAATTCCACAGTGGTTtaagaatatttctgaaatatatCATTGGAGTAAGCCCAGCATCTtgttattaaattattttttcactaGCAGGTTCAAAGGGCACAAATTTGTTCTAATTTACCAGAAATGCCATCTAATCATATTTAGAGAATTAATTagagttacagaaaaaaaatcagtatttgtaCGGGTGTATTCCCAATAAAGAGTTATCTCCAGTCCCTATGGAATCACACCTCCTTGTCATTTTATTCCTGACTTTTTGAATTCTGTGATGAAAAGTAATTTGTTAGGAAAGGGATTATTTCAGACCTTGAATTTTGTCACCGACTCAGAAATAAAAGTGCTTAGCTCTGTGCATTAACAGTGTCTGAAAGCTGGAAGGAACAGCAAAAGATAGAGGTTTTCTCACTCCCTTGTACAGTGGTTTTCCCTATTTTTGgcaagttttgttttcagaatcatctgaaaggaaaactgcTTTAAAGGTGCAGTGGGGATTGTCCAGCCACAGTGCCAGAGAAGCCAACAGAAGACAGACatcaaaatttgcttttttcctgaTAAAATTATTGAGTACAGAAAAATATGCTCCTCCCATTGAGGCGTTTAAGTGAGATTTTCCATTGGAAAGCCACTGAGTGACTTCTCCATACAAGTTAtacacaacaacaaaagaatGTTCTTTGTTACTGCTTAGGTAGGAAAGTCGTGCAAAACTCCAATTTGTTTATCTTTTTTGATCAGCAAGATCAGTTCTGCATAGTCATCaggccatttcttctttttctttaacgTCCTTTAGCTATACAAGGAAAAGCCATTATACCTGTGATTTTAGTTCAACATTTTAATATATctatacattttcttttttcaaaaacagTTAGTAGAGATCTTTTGATGAATTGGACATAAGATGCCATATAACTGATGCTAGCCTGGGGCAGCAGAGATACTTGTGCTCTGAAGTGACATGgaatgtaaatttattttttctgctgctcacagatCTACTTATTTACCTGAGCAAGCAATTCTGGAGATTTAAGAATTTGGGCTCACTGTGAAAGTCATGTAAACTACTACACAGTAAAATATTCATACCCCATCATCCCTAgaactgcagtgctgcttcctgtGCACAGGGAGAAGCTCATTTCACAGACTTTTATGTCACTCTTGTGTGCATGACATCAAAAAGGAGCCTCGACCACCAGCTTGCCAGGAAATACACTATGCATGTCTACAAGAACATAGAAGAAGAGCCATGCATTTCCTGCAGTCCACTCCTGTCCTACAGCCACATCACCCCCTCAGTCTGTTCCAAGAACTGCCTGCTCTAGCTACACTGGAACTCAGGAATTAGCACAAAGCCTCAGCTTCTTAAATACACAACGTTTATAAATCTGATGTGAATCTGAAGGAAAATAGATTCATTTTATACTCTGTAATGTATaaaaaatttttcttcaaatctgTTATAGTTGACAGTTAAATTAgcctggaaattaaaaataatttattagcTTGACAATTATATAATACTTTATgttagaaaaaaacacaaaaacaataaTCAGGGAATATAGATGCATTGTTCTGCTCTTTAAGTGAATGTCTTATTACCTTATTGTTGTTAATCCACAAATACTTTAATCTGCGAAACTGTGATAGACTTGGGACATTTCTCAGTCCTCTGGTGGAAAATAAAGAGTAACAAACTTCTTAACATTAATAATGCTTAGTATTGTTATAAATATCTAAATTGCCCATAAATAATAATATACAAGAACTAGACAGGCACACTTCCTTAGAATTTATAGCAGagaaagacacaaagaaaagaTGGCAGAGAGTGCACTCTGCACACCTGCAAGCACAACAAGGCAGCAGGTGGTAAAGAAACAGGAACAAAATAAGTGATGCATTAATTGCCTCTCCATAAGAGCATGAGTTATGAGTCTGAGTCACATGTGCTTTGCAGTTTGTAGAAATCCTGCTCAGAACACAGGAGGAGAAGTTTGGCACCCTGGGGACATGAAGCTAAAAGGAAAACTGCTTTGAAGGTGCAGTGGGGATTGTCCAGCCACAGTGCCAGAGAAGCCAACAGAAGACAGACATCAAGCATGAcatgtgctttttaaattatttttcatattagtGTGTATTgtgaaatattttgccttttttccactcCTGTCCTGTTCTCATCGAAACTTAGTATATCCACTGAGGCTGAAATGATATTCCACTTGCTAGtatggttttatgttaattgtaTATCTAGTACTTTGAGCTTGCTAGTGtactataaataaaaaattacctACTGATTAGAAAATATTAGTGAGCTGCCAAGTGATTTTAACTAATTgctcttctttattttcattgctATAAATAAATGTTCTTAATTTCCACTAGAAAAATTATAGATTACTCTTACCTGACAATTTTTAATTGCCataataaaaatttctttgtgGATTTTAATGTGTTGCAAGATGAAGGCCAGTGTTTCAGAAAGTAACAGGACTGATAAAAATTAACCTCACATCATCAGACTGAaggtgtgtttgttttccaacTGTGATATCTGGTCTCTATCTTTCTATgttgtctttttatttcttggggtttttttgctccAACACACCCTCCAGGTACAGACAAagggagggtggatgcctttTCTCATCTTCCTTTCACAAATGAAAAGTCTGTCAAGAGCAAACCCTACAAAGTGGAGGTTCTGTACTTTTAGTCCCTTGTGTGACTGAAAATCAGGTTATCCTCTCATGTTGTTACTTCAAACTGTTTATTTGGCTTCCTCAGAGAAGCCATAAAAAACAACCCTGCAAATACATACTTAATGTGTCTGCTGTCCCAAGTAACAGAAAAAGACATTACTGCAAGTAGAAGGGACAAGCAGATGGCTGTCGACAGGACATAAAGAGCTCCTACAGAGCTCCTATCTAAttcccctgtgcatccctgaacTACATTTCAGATAGCAAAGCCAACATTTCTTAGATTCTTGGTCACTGCCACTGTATAACTAGTTTACAGCTTTACATTTAATAGGCTTTACTCCCTGTCTAGCAACAGCCTCATTTTGACTATCTCCAAGCTTcaatttgttggttttttggtttggtttcttggttgttttgtttttttttttttcatattaaggCATTTAATTTGCCCCAGGTAGAGCTTAATTCCTCTAACATGTTAAAAGGGCCTGTTTCTTTCTAGATGCCTTCCAGACTTTGTATGTCTCTTATAAAGTGATCATTCTTGGCCTGCAGCACTCTTTTTTTACCTACTGCTAAGATGATCAGTTTTCCTGGGATGACAGCTTTCAGTGTCCAAAATACATTGTTTCATATCCCTTTAATAGTAGtggtttaaaaatataaactcaTTCCCTCTTCTTTGTttgactttaatttttttttccattttcctatTTCAGCTAGCAGAAAAACATATCAAATCAACAATAAAGGAGGCATGATTTGATACTGAGCTTGGCTGGGGTTCAAGTTTATATAAACTGATACAGAGTAAAAGGAGTTCACTTCTATCCAATCATGAAAGAATCCATCTTGCATCATCTTTACCAAAATGGTTTAATGGGAAGACAGATCACTTCTGTATCTGCCATGTGAACATTTCTTTGTATTCTATACCAAAGAAAATACTTGAAAGCCAATGAGGGCACACAtttaagcatttaaaaacagaaaatacatcaaTTAAGACTATATACACTGTCTTAATTCTTTACATGTGTGAtataataattgtatttttcagaaagtaTGTATATATGCACCTTGTagttttttcattatttaaactTCTCCCttaaattttaccttttttcttctaaaatgcacatttaaaaaaaattgacagTAATTATATGTTTACCTCACAAAGtatcaaatactttctcagtCTAAATCAGGAGATGTGACAAGGAATTTAAACATATTAGTGAGCACATTTGGATTTTCAAGACAGTTTGCTTTCCACTAAAAACAGACTAGACAACACTGAAATTCCTTAATTCctttacaccttttttttttttttttccacttattGGACCAAGAGACCTTGAAAACCTTTTCTCTGAATTATTAAACTACATTAGTTTTTCTATATGCTATCAACCATGTGAGCAGTGGATGCAGTTGTGAGGCTGCAGACAGGTATGCAACACTTGGAATTGTGCCCTGGCCAGAAATTCAAAGCATGCTCTCCCAAAACTTTGAAGTGTGTCCTGTCATGCATCCATCCCTCTATGGCAGCCTCTCAGCATGTTCATGCTACAACATACACCTCTAACAACCTAGATCACCCACAGGTTCTGAAAGCTTTGCCTTCCTTCACTTAGCACATCATCTTCTCCTCATCTGCCCTACATCTCAAGCTGTTTCATAAAGCTCTCAGAGGAGATCAGCTCTCTCATCAGTACTGCCTACCCAAAATAAGTGTTCTTGTGCTTGTGTTCACTTAATGttgccctgccctcccttcaGTTCTTAGCAGTACAGATGCAGGTAATTTTAAAGGTGGTGCCACAGAGTTTTGCTATTGCAGTAACACATTTCTTCAGGGAGGTCAGAAATTTGGCAGTTAGACTGGGCAGGTCCCTTGTTGTTTCATTTGCCTTCTTGATACTCCTTCCACCCAGCCTTACGAGCCTGTTGGAACAGGCAGAGATCAGCCCATCAAgtctcactgctctgctccccatgGCAGAAATTCATGCACAGCTCTGTGAACTCGCACACCCTCAAGCAACTCTGGGTTGCTGGAGACAGATTGTGTATCTGGGGATGAAGCTGATAGCTGTGagcacagtgctgctgtcagtgcACCTTCACCGTGTCTTCACTCACACGTATGGACCACGTAAGAACATGATTTACTGGTATTTCACATGTAAATGATGTTCAGAGAGTTCCTGATACAGAAAGCACAATGAAAGATTACCATTCACTCTGTGCTCTACTTTTAGTAAAAGTCAAAAGAAGAAACTTTTACTTACTGTCTAGCCAGATACAGTGCTACGACATCCACATTGTTCTTGTAGCCACAGATCTTCAGCTGGTTTTCTATTGCCTGACAGTAACAGTATCTTTGTCAGTGTAATATGCTGCATCACTATGGATTCATTACATTGTAACAGATGTGAACTCAGTGTCTAAAGTAACATGCAACCAAATTAATACATGTATCACAGCACCTTGTAAACTGTTACACAGTCCAAGAGAGATAAAGATGTATTAAATTTCCAGTCTCTATTTCAAATTGATAAAAATACTTTAGTGATTAGGCTACACTTAcactaattttcttttcttacagaGAATCATAGTTGGTAGACATGAAGTGACAAATTAACATATGTTAACCGGAGAATGGGCTTCTCAAGCAGGTCAGCTAACCCAGGCCTTGAGATGAACAAGGAAACTCCTTACTTTGCATTACAGTTGCAACTTTATTTTATGCAGCTTTACTTTAAAACTGTGTACATGACCTTTTAGAACTACGCATCTAGAAAACTCTCCTTGTACATTTAACATTGAAAAATGTAGAcgattttttgttttcagagtaTTACTGATGTCTCATAACTtgcaaaagcaacaaaacccaTTAACATAAGAATTATGGATCTGTCTTACTACTAGCTGATAAAAACTAGAATgtgtatcagaaaaaaaatgggtttgCTACACGAGCTATTGTGCCCAACTTAATTATGACCACTAttgtttaaaacacaaaattgaTACAATTTTACAAGTACAAAATGGCTTGGAAGCACTGACAGGCATGTAGAGAGTGGCCTGTATTGGCTGCACAACCACTCCAGCGTGTTGTGTGTGTACTAAACTCACACAAAATAACTTGCA includes these proteins:
- the LRRC72 gene encoding leucine-rich repeat-containing protein 72 isoform X3 → MAAAAPAGGQAIENQLKICGYKNNVDVVALYLARQGLRNVPSLSQFRRLKYLWINNNKIQDLTFLIKNYYLTELYLNNNELTDISGALKHLCSLQTLFLHNNELKKLGKTVKELKGMISLQTLNLFQNPLAYDPDYRLYVIHSLPSVQLLDRKVVTQRERELALQLYSPKRAWVLQSIAFGKRVDTPLGTAMGSSRGTQPATRPIMPSGHEFGNNTNKVPFEDPADAVLVRAMTRSLMEFSSVDWRKVGTCRERRLKNKAEEPLEKLTVQFR